The following coding sequences are from one Tolumonas lignilytica window:
- the gltA gene encoding citrate synthase, with product MANKVATLHIPGQEPIELPILSGTEGPEVIDVRALGAHGYFTYDPGFLSTASCTSKLTYIDGDAGILLYRGYPIAELAKDSNYLEVCYLLLNGELPNKEQYDKFRYTVTRHTMVHEQITSLFKAFRRDSHPMAVMCGVAGALSAFYHDELDISHEQHREIAAYRLISKMPTLAAMSYKYSMGQPFIYPRNDLSYAGNFLHMMFAVPCEEYRVNPVIERAMDIIFVLHADHEQNASTSSVRLAGSSGANPFACIAAGIASLWGPAHGGANEACLKMLQEIGSVDRIPHFIARAKDKNDPFRLMGFGHRVYRNYDPRAVVMRDTCHAVLQELNISDHPLLDVAMELERIALSDPYFIEKKLYPNVDFYSGIILNAIGIPTSMFTVIFALARTIGWISHWLEMQADPASKIGRPRQLYTGAPTRTVLPINMRK from the coding sequence ATGGCTAATAAAGTAGCCACCCTGCACATCCCCGGTCAGGAACCGATCGAACTGCCCATTCTGTCAGGAACAGAAGGCCCGGAAGTTATCGATGTTCGCGCATTAGGGGCGCATGGCTATTTCACTTACGATCCAGGTTTCCTGTCCACAGCATCCTGTACCTCTAAGCTCACCTACATTGACGGGGATGCTGGTATTCTGCTGTATCGTGGCTACCCTATTGCAGAACTGGCTAAAGATTCTAACTATCTGGAAGTCTGCTATCTGTTATTGAACGGCGAACTGCCCAACAAAGAGCAGTATGACAAATTCCGTTATACCGTGACCCGTCATACCATGGTGCATGAACAGATCACGTCTCTGTTCAAGGCCTTCCGCCGTGACTCACATCCAATGGCAGTTATGTGCGGGGTTGCCGGTGCGTTGTCCGCGTTCTATCACGATGAACTGGATATCAGCCATGAACAGCACCGTGAAATTGCGGCTTACCGTCTGATCTCCAAGATGCCAACGCTGGCCGCCATGTCATACAAATACTCCATGGGGCAACCATTCATCTATCCTCGTAACGACCTGAGTTATGCCGGTAACTTCCTGCATATGATGTTTGCCGTGCCTTGCGAAGAATACCGCGTGAACCCGGTGATCGAACGTGCAATGGATATTATCTTTGTCCTGCATGCCGATCATGAACAGAATGCTTCTACCTCCAGTGTCCGTCTGGCTGGCTCATCAGGCGCGAATCCCTTTGCCTGTATCGCCGCCGGTATTGCATCATTGTGGGGGCCTGCCCACGGTGGTGCCAATGAAGCATGTCTGAAAATGCTGCAGGAAATCGGTTCAGTGGATCGCATTCCTCACTTCATTGCCCGAGCAAAAGATAAGAATGATCCATTCCGTCTGATGGGTTTCGGCCATCGCGTGTATCGTAACTATGACCCACGTGCAGTAGTGATGCGTGATACCTGCCATGCGGTATTGCAAGAACTGAATATCAGTGATCATCCATTACTCGACGTTGCAATGGAACTGGAACGGATTGCTTTGTCTGACCCCTATTTCATTGAGAAGAAACTGTATCCGAACGTAGACTTCTACTCCGGTATTATTCTGAATGCGATCGGCATTCCAACCTCAATGTTTACCGTGATCTTTGCGCTGGCCCGTACCATCGGCTGGATTTCTCACTGGTTAGAAATGCAGGCAGATCCGGCCAGCAAAATTGGTCGCCCTCGTCAGCTGTACACCGGCGCACCAACCCGCACCGTATTGCCTATCAACATGCGCAAGTAA
- the fbp gene encoding class 1 fructose-bisphosphatase, whose translation MTIGTTLGEFIIKKQADFPHATGELTNLLSSISLAAKIVNREINQAGLSDILGAMGRDNVQGEEQQKLDWFANEKFKDALAARGEVCGLASEEEDDFVAFDPISEKKSKYVVLIDPLDGSSNIDVNVSVGTIFSIYRRVTPADQPATLADFLQPGHRQVAAGYVIYGSSTMLVYTTGQGVNGFTLDPSIGYFCLSHPDIQIPEQGYCYSVNEGHYLKFPLGVKQYIKYCQAVDEQEKRPYTSRYIGSLVADFHRNLLKGGIYMYPSGTNAPNGKLRLLYECNPMAFLVEQAGGKASTGWGERILNLEPSELHQRTPFYAGSRFMVDKLEEFVAQYAEPSDQ comes from the coding sequence ATGACTATAGGAACAACGCTTGGCGAATTCATCATCAAGAAACAAGCGGATTTTCCACATGCTACCGGTGAGCTTACCAATCTGCTTTCTTCGATTAGCCTGGCAGCAAAAATTGTTAATCGTGAAATTAATCAGGCAGGTTTAAGTGATATTCTCGGTGCGATGGGGCGAGATAATGTTCAGGGTGAAGAGCAACAAAAACTGGATTGGTTTGCAAATGAGAAATTCAAAGATGCATTGGCTGCCAGAGGTGAGGTGTGTGGTTTAGCCTCGGAAGAAGAGGATGATTTTGTTGCTTTTGATCCCATCAGCGAGAAAAAATCAAAATATGTGGTGTTGATCGATCCTTTAGACGGCTCCTCCAATATTGACGTCAATGTGTCGGTGGGAACTATTTTTTCTATTTATCGCCGGGTGACACCCGCAGATCAACCGGCCACTCTTGCTGATTTTTTACAGCCAGGACACCGTCAGGTTGCGGCTGGTTATGTTATTTATGGATCATCGACCATGTTGGTTTATACAACAGGTCAAGGGGTGAATGGTTTCACGCTTGATCCTTCCATCGGCTATTTCTGCTTGTCTCATCCGGATATCCAAATTCCGGAGCAGGGATATTGTTATTCCGTCAATGAAGGCCATTACCTGAAGTTCCCATTAGGCGTAAAACAATATATCAAGTATTGTCAGGCTGTGGATGAACAGGAAAAACGCCCTTATACCTCGCGTTATATTGGTTCGCTGGTGGCTGATTTTCATCGGAACCTGTTGAAAGGGGGGATCTATATGTACCCTTCAGGAACCAACGCACCCAACGGAAAACTGCGTCTGCTTTATGAATGCAACCCGATGGCATTTTTGGTAGAGCAGGCCGGCGGCAAAGCCTCTACCGGTTGGGGGGAACGAATTCTGAATCTGGAACCGTCAGAGTTACATCAACGGACACCATTCTATGCTGGTTCCCGTTTTATGGTTGATAAGCTGGAAGAGTTTGTTGCGCAGTATGCGGAACCGTCAGACCAATAG
- the kdsB gene encoding 3-deoxy-manno-octulosonate cytidylyltransferase has protein sequence MSFVVVIPARYQSSRLPGKPLADIHGQPMIAWVVERAKQSGASRVIVAVDDERVAAAVSSLDVEVCMTGLHHQSGTERLAEVCEKYAFAPDTIIVNVQGDEPLIPPAIITQVAENLANTTAPMATLAVTIDDEHELFNPNAVKVVMDKQGYALYFSRATIPWDRDGFAKEPKQSHHSFLRHIGIYAYRAGFIRQYVDWPVSPLEQIESLEQLRVLWHSEKIHVAVAAQTPPAGVDTPEDLEKVRRHLQTQ, from the coding sequence ATGAGTTTTGTGGTCGTTATTCCTGCCCGTTATCAGTCATCCCGTTTGCCGGGGAAACCATTAGCGGATATTCATGGTCAGCCAATGATTGCGTGGGTTGTTGAACGAGCCAAACAATCAGGAGCCAGCCGGGTTATTGTTGCCGTTGATGATGAACGTGTCGCTGCTGCTGTTTCATCTCTGGATGTTGAAGTGTGCATGACGGGGCTGCATCATCAATCTGGGACTGAACGGTTAGCCGAAGTCTGTGAGAAATATGCTTTCGCGCCGGATACCATCATTGTGAATGTTCAGGGTGATGAACCGTTGATCCCGCCAGCCATCATTACGCAGGTTGCTGAAAATCTGGCGAATACAACGGCACCGATGGCAACACTGGCCGTAACCATTGATGATGAGCATGAGTTGTTCAATCCGAATGCGGTAAAAGTGGTCATGGATAAACAGGGGTATGCGCTGTATTTCAGTCGAGCCACCATTCCATGGGATCGGGATGGTTTTGCTAAAGAACCGAAACAGTCGCATCATTCATTCCTGCGTCACATCGGTATATATGCCTATCGCGCTGGATTTATTCGTCAATATGTCGATTGGCCGGTCAGCCCACTGGAACAGATCGAATCACTAGAGCAGCTTCGTGTGTTATGGCATAGCGAAAAAATCCATGTTGCTGTTGCTGCACAAACACCGCCAGCAGGCGTTGATACTCCAGAAGATTTGGAAAAAGTTCGCCGACATTTGCAAACACAATAA
- a CDS encoding Trm112 family protein — translation MALDYKLLEIVACPICKGKLNYDKERSELVCRADKLAYPIEDDIPVLLESRARPLTADELPS, via the coding sequence ATGGCACTGGATTATAAATTACTGGAAATAGTCGCTTGTCCTATCTGCAAAGGAAAGCTGAATTACGACAAAGAACGCTCAGAATTAGTTTGTCGTGCCGATAAGCTGGCTTATCCAATAGAAGATGATATTCCTGTATTACTGGAAAGCCGAGCCAGACCATTAACGGCTGATGAGCTTCCATCATGA
- the lpxK gene encoding tetraacyldisaccharide 4'-kinase: MIDKLWYKRSGINWLLAPFAALFALLTFLRRLAYQKGLLSSYRASVPVIVVGNITVGGNGKTPMVLWLVELLTQAGYKPGVVSRGYGGKAPHYPYLLHPETTTAEAGDEPVLIYQRSGCPVAVAPKRALAVQLLVEQCHVNVIVCDDGLQHYALQRDIELVVMDGERRLGNGWLMPMGPLRESASRLQQVMAVICNGGQARPDEVQMSLEPSPLCNVKTHHTALISGAVDAMAGIGYPPRFFNSLLLQGYALNQQVAYADHQVFDATELQKRFSQRPLIMTEKDAVKCRSFALDNWWYQPVTAKLPEKFANRLLAQLKELKYGTGL, translated from the coding sequence ATGATAGATAAACTTTGGTATAAACGTAGCGGGATCAATTGGCTGCTGGCACCTTTTGCTGCACTGTTTGCATTACTGACTTTTTTGCGGCGACTAGCTTATCAAAAAGGTTTGCTTTCCAGTTACCGGGCGTCTGTACCTGTCATTGTTGTTGGCAATATTACCGTAGGCGGTAACGGCAAGACGCCAATGGTATTGTGGCTGGTGGAGTTACTGACCCAAGCGGGCTATAAACCGGGGGTGGTCAGTAGAGGTTATGGTGGCAAAGCACCGCATTATCCTTATCTGCTACACCCCGAAACGACGACAGCGGAAGCAGGTGATGAACCGGTTTTGATATATCAACGCAGTGGCTGTCCGGTTGCTGTAGCTCCGAAACGGGCCCTGGCGGTTCAGCTATTAGTCGAGCAATGCCATGTAAATGTGATCGTCTGTGACGATGGTTTGCAGCACTATGCATTACAGCGTGATATTGAATTGGTTGTGATGGATGGTGAACGCCGCTTAGGTAATGGCTGGTTAATGCCGATGGGTCCATTGCGCGAAAGTGCTTCTCGCTTGCAGCAGGTCATGGCTGTCATTTGCAACGGCGGGCAAGCCAGACCGGATGAAGTGCAAATGTCACTGGAACCGTCTCCCTTATGCAATGTTAAAACACACCATACCGCGCTCATCTCCGGGGCTGTGGATGCAATGGCCGGCATCGGTTATCCCCCCCGTTTTTTCAATAGCCTATTGCTACAAGGATATGCGTTAAATCAACAGGTGGCTTATGCTGACCATCAGGTATTTGATGCGACAGAATTGCAAAAGCGCTTTTCCCAACGGCCATTGATCATGACGGAAAAGGATGCAGTGAAATGTCGGAGTTTTGCTTTGGATAATTGGTGGTATCAGCCCGTTACTGCTAAATTGCCAGAAAAATTTGCAAACAGATTACTTGCTCAACTGAAGGAGCTTAAATATGGCACTGGATTATAA
- the msbA gene encoding lipid A ABC transporter ATP-binding protein/permease MsbA, translating into MSKEALDVAQKASWPILKRLLGYTIGRRKGLAIAALGMAGYAGVDTYMISLIKPLLDDGLNGKDHSAMLWLPVMIMGLVAMRGVCNFISDYFMAWVGNTVVMRLQRAVFSHLMGMPLSFFDKHNTGSLLSKVTYDASQVSSAASSTLISLIREGCTVIGLLVLMFYYSWQLSTIFFVIGPIVAFLISIISKRFRKLSRQLQHAMGNITTSTEQMLRGHKEVLMFGGQEIEAARFDSVSNVVRQQNMKMVVADAVGSPIVQFIASTALSLVLYLATFPEISHKLTAGSFAAVISALFGLLKPLKNLTQVNVQFQRGIAACQSLFDVIDLPLEEDKGQLAITHAAGHIEFRHVTFTYPTKDAPALRDMSFTIEPGKTVALVGRSGSGKSTIASLLTRFYDIQEGQILLDGHDIREYRLRDLRRQFALVSQNVHLFNDTVANNIAYAAEDLFSREQIIHAAKLANADEFISQMSDGYDTIIGENGATLSGGQRQRLAIARALLRDMPILLLDEATSALDTESERRIQSALESLTKDRTTLVIAHRLSTIENADEILVIDDGEIVERGTHDQLLELGGAYALLRRTQMGAQTS; encoded by the coding sequence ATGTCTAAAGAAGCTCTCGACGTAGCGCAGAAAGCCAGTTGGCCCATTCTGAAACGCCTATTGGGATACACAATTGGTCGCAGAAAGGGATTGGCTATTGCCGCACTCGGCATGGCTGGTTACGCGGGCGTTGATACTTACATGATCTCCCTGATTAAACCGTTACTGGATGATGGATTAAACGGCAAAGATCACTCGGCAATGTTGTGGCTACCAGTGATGATCATGGGTTTAGTGGCCATGCGAGGAGTATGTAACTTTATCTCTGATTATTTCATGGCTTGGGTTGGTAACACTGTCGTTATGCGACTGCAGCGCGCTGTCTTTTCGCATTTAATGGGGATGCCGCTCTCCTTTTTTGATAAACACAACACAGGTAGTTTGTTATCCAAAGTCACTTACGACGCCAGTCAGGTTTCGTCAGCAGCCAGTTCTACCCTGATTTCTTTAATCAGAGAGGGGTGTACGGTCATTGGTCTGTTGGTGCTGATGTTTTACTATTCATGGCAATTATCGACGATCTTTTTTGTTATCGGCCCCATTGTCGCTTTTCTGATTTCCATTATTAGTAAGCGTTTCAGGAAGTTAAGCCGACAATTACAGCATGCTATGGGCAATATCACGACTTCTACCGAGCAAATGCTGCGTGGGCATAAAGAGGTTTTGATGTTCGGTGGGCAAGAAATAGAAGCAGCCCGTTTCGACAGCGTCAGTAATGTTGTTCGTCAACAAAACATGAAAATGGTGGTTGCCGATGCAGTCGGTTCACCGATCGTTCAGTTTATCGCATCTACCGCACTCTCTTTGGTTTTGTATCTTGCGACCTTCCCTGAAATCAGTCACAAACTGACTGCCGGGTCTTTTGCTGCTGTTATTTCGGCACTTTTTGGTTTGTTAAAACCACTGAAAAATCTGACTCAGGTGAATGTACAGTTCCAGAGAGGGATTGCGGCTTGTCAGAGCCTGTTTGATGTTATTGATCTGCCATTAGAAGAAGATAAAGGGCAACTAGCTATCACTCATGCTGCGGGTCATATTGAGTTTCGTCATGTCACTTTTACCTATCCCACAAAAGATGCACCTGCATTAAGAGACATGAGCTTTACTATTGAGCCGGGCAAAACCGTGGCCTTGGTGGGGCGTTCAGGATCGGGCAAAAGCACCATTGCGAGTTTGTTGACCCGTTTTTACGATATTCAGGAAGGGCAAATTCTGCTGGACGGACACGATATCCGGGAATATCGCCTGCGTGATTTACGTCGCCAGTTTGCCTTGGTATCACAAAACGTCCACCTGTTTAATGATACCGTCGCGAATAATATTGCTTATGCCGCAGAAGATTTGTTCAGCCGCGAACAGATCATCCATGCTGCGAAATTAGCGAATGCCGATGAATTTATCAGTCAGATGTCGGATGGCTACGATACGATTATTGGTGAAAATGGTGCCACGTTGTCTGGTGGTCAGCGTCAACGACTGGCCATCGCTCGGGCGCTCTTGCGTGATATGCCAATCCTGCTACTGGATGAAGCAACGTCTGCATTGGATACCGAGTCTGAACGCCGCATTCAGTCGGCGTTGGAATCGCTGACCAAAGATCGCACCACTCTGGTGATCGCTCACCGTCTGTCGACCATTGAAAACGCGGATGAAATTCTGGTGATTGATGACGGTGAAATTGTCGAGCGTGGCACGCATGATCAGTTGTTGGAACTGGGTGGCGCTTACGCGTTACTCCGTCGTACCCAGATGGGTGCACAAACCTCATGA
- a CDS encoding DNA internalization-related competence protein ComEC/Rec2, translated as MDRLLFGIALGIISALVWPLLPANSYGLASGFVGILIFSRYRFCGAVLFGVCWSIFFFNQQLFWLKDQNIHLPAMQELTITVENVVAHADQQQIQASVQVINHHTYWPAPHIRLKLPDKSRAVKRGDQLHVWARLKIPHGLGNPAGFNTERWLLGQGVTATGNAKQYQVMYQADHSWRDQWLMKSRQLMQGFRQPELLMALIYGEQQDVDKTDWQTLRDTGLIHLIAISGMHIGLIAWIGVALSRLLFRRFTDKVPALHGLVGMALAVLYSALADFSAPTVRSLCMLVIWMGLRIWQREWSVSRIWMASLACLLFLDPWSLFSAGFWLSFIAVAILGIAGFLWRKPSLWQVQCLMTLLLIPVQLMFFDGLSLSSILVNLPAGPWFTFSIVPVALVSGLLVPILPPLARFGFWLCDLQLDWLMSALTWIQARCSGWITLSLQQQQLVLWLLMSFIFWYFFRINKQREWGLLLLGGSGFLLNACQSEPEWRVDMLDVGQGLSVLVTQHDRALLFDTGDAFPGGYNMADAAIFPMLEYRGSQQLDYLFVSHRDKDHAANWQRIHQQYPQARIISSSPLTTDTLICQRGQYWSWGRLQLTLLSPLQSSGGEVNEDSCVLRISDGEHSVLLTGDVERDAEAELTHLPNQLLRSQILSSPHHGSKSSSSAGFIAAVAPQYVVHSAGYQNKWHHPNSVVLARYAHTKQWITAMDGMVSFEFDQKGINIQPFRHFQPWYRQMDAWLVGDQPLK; from the coding sequence GTGGATCGTCTGCTATTCGGCATTGCCTTGGGCATTATTAGTGCATTGGTTTGGCCATTGCTTCCAGCCAATAGTTATGGTTTGGCGAGCGGCTTTGTGGGTATCCTCATTTTTAGCCGCTATCGTTTTTGCGGGGCCGTATTATTCGGCGTTTGTTGGTCGATTTTTTTCTTCAATCAGCAGTTGTTTTGGTTAAAGGATCAGAACATCCATCTTCCTGCCATGCAGGAATTAACTATTACTGTAGAAAATGTGGTTGCCCATGCAGATCAGCAACAAATACAGGCGTCTGTCCAGGTAATTAACCACCACACCTACTGGCCGGCACCTCATATTCGATTAAAACTGCCCGATAAATCAAGAGCGGTAAAACGGGGGGATCAGCTACATGTCTGGGCTCGTCTTAAAATACCGCACGGGCTGGGAAATCCTGCGGGCTTTAATACAGAACGATGGTTGCTGGGGCAGGGCGTTACCGCCACGGGGAACGCCAAACAATATCAGGTGATGTATCAGGCCGATCATAGTTGGCGGGATCAATGGTTAATGAAATCACGTCAGCTCATGCAGGGTTTTCGTCAGCCTGAATTACTGATGGCATTGATTTATGGTGAACAGCAGGATGTTGATAAAACCGACTGGCAGACATTGCGGGATACCGGGCTCATTCACCTCATTGCGATTTCAGGGATGCATATTGGGCTCATTGCCTGGATCGGTGTCGCGTTATCCCGTTTATTGTTTCGCCGTTTCACTGACAAAGTACCGGCATTACATGGATTAGTGGGGATGGCACTGGCGGTGTTATACAGCGCGTTAGCTGATTTTTCAGCGCCGACAGTCCGATCGTTGTGTATGTTGGTCATCTGGATGGGGTTACGGATCTGGCAACGTGAATGGTCTGTAAGTCGGATCTGGATGGCCTCTTTAGCTTGTCTGCTGTTTCTTGATCCCTGGAGCCTCTTTTCTGCTGGCTTCTGGTTGTCATTTATTGCCGTGGCGATTCTGGGGATTGCCGGGTTTTTATGGCGTAAACCATCCCTCTGGCAGGTGCAGTGTTTGATGACATTGCTGCTCATTCCTGTGCAATTGATGTTTTTTGACGGGCTCAGTCTCAGTAGTATTCTGGTCAATTTACCTGCAGGCCCATGGTTTACTTTTTCTATCGTACCTGTTGCTCTAGTGTCGGGATTATTGGTGCCAATATTGCCACCTCTGGCGCGTTTTGGATTCTGGCTTTGTGATCTGCAATTAGACTGGTTGATGTCCGCATTGACATGGATTCAAGCTCGGTGTTCTGGCTGGATCACGCTTTCATTGCAGCAACAGCAGCTCGTATTGTGGCTATTGATGAGTTTTATATTTTGGTATTTTTTTCGGATCAATAAGCAGCGGGAATGGGGCTTGTTGTTGCTCGGTGGTTCGGGATTTTTGCTCAATGCATGTCAATCTGAACCTGAGTGGCGGGTGGATATGCTAGATGTGGGGCAAGGTCTTTCCGTTTTAGTGACGCAGCATGACAGAGCGCTGTTATTTGATACCGGAGATGCCTTTCCCGGTGGGTATAACATGGCGGATGCAGCAATATTTCCGATGCTGGAATATAGAGGGAGCCAGCAACTGGACTATTTATTTGTCAGTCATCGGGATAAAGATCATGCGGCAAATTGGCAGCGTATTCATCAGCAATATCCGCAGGCCCGGATCATCTCCTCATCCCCTTTAACGACTGACACGCTGATTTGTCAGCGAGGACAATATTGGTCATGGGGAAGGTTGCAATTAACCTTATTATCCCCGCTGCAATCATCAGGGGGCGAGGTCAATGAAGACTCCTGCGTCTTGCGGATCTCTGATGGGGAACATAGCGTTTTACTGACTGGGGATGTGGAGCGTGATGCTGAGGCAGAATTAACGCATTTACCAAACCAGTTGTTACGTAGCCAAATTTTATCTTCGCCTCACCATGGGAGTAAATCATCTTCATCGGCGGGTTTTATTGCCGCGGTTGCACCGCAATATGTTGTGCACAGTGCGGGATATCAAAATAAATGGCACCATCCGAATTCTGTTGTGCTGGCGCGTTATGCTCATACAAAACAATGGATCACGGCGATGGATGGGATGGTCAGTTTCGAATTTGACCAGAAAGGTATCAATATTCAACCTTTTCGTCATTTCCAACCCTGGTATAGACAGATGGATGCTTGGTTAGTGGGCGATCAACCGCTAAAATGA
- a CDS encoding DedA family protein yields MDILISIFSDYGYVAVFVMLLLCGFGLPIPEDITLVAGGIIAGLGFADVHTMFAVCMAGVLIGDSTMFSLGRIFGQHILSFAPIRRIVTPHRFSQVQEKFVKYGNWVLFVARFLPGLRSPIFIVAGMSRRISIWRLVVMDGLAACISVPIWVYLGDYGAYNREWLLHMIKRGQTGIYSLLVLGAVILMLIYYRHKRSKKL; encoded by the coding sequence ATGGATATTCTGATTTCCATTTTTTCTGATTATGGCTATGTAGCCGTCTTCGTGATGCTTTTGCTGTGCGGGTTTGGTCTGCCAATCCCTGAAGATATTACCCTCGTCGCAGGAGGGATCATTGCAGGCTTAGGGTTTGCAGATGTTCATACCATGTTTGCTGTCTGTATGGCCGGCGTACTCATTGGTGACAGCACCATGTTTTCCCTTGGCCGGATATTTGGACAACACATATTATCCTTTGCGCCTATCCGCCGAATTGTAACCCCCCACCGTTTCTCGCAGGTGCAGGAAAAATTCGTAAAATACGGCAATTGGGTGCTGTTTGTTGCGCGCTTTTTACCTGGTCTGCGTTCCCCTATTTTTATCGTAGCCGGAATGAGTCGTCGGATTTCGATCTGGCGATTAGTCGTGATGGACGGACTGGCAGCTTGTATTTCAGTGCCTATCTGGGTATATCTCGGCGATTATGGTGCCTACAACCGAGAGTGGTTACTGCATATGATCAAGCGAGGTCAGACCGGTATCTATTCACTGCTGGTACTGGGAGCCGTCATCCTTATGTTGATTTATTACCGTCACAAACGCAGTAAAAAATTGTGA
- the lolE gene encoding lipoprotein-releasing ABC transporter permease subunit LolE, whose translation MFQPYALFVGLRYSRTRRSSRFVSFISASSIIGIALGVMALILGLSAMNGFERELRQRVLAVIPHAEVEMVAGGLNDWHAAADILKKQPGITAVAPLISLNGMLEAGGKMKAAQLRAVLPAEEKSISQASKYMTGNGLDALHPGENDVILGQQIANKLGVKIGDVVTMQVPDRQAQSAFAAPMQRQFTVVGLLKLGGQLDGLLGYIHLKDAQSMLGWQDQVQGLSIEVNDVLSAQSIAYHAANQLPYRMYLRSWMTSQGYLYQDIQMVRTVMYVVLLMVVAVACFNIVSTLVMAVNEKRGDIAILKTMGASDWQIRGVFMTQGMVNGLVGAGCGALLGSVLAQYLSSIIHVIERISGHQFLNPEIYFIDFLPSELHALDVVVVTTVAIVMSLVATLYPAWRASRLLPARELGR comes from the coding sequence ATGTTTCAACCTTATGCCTTGTTTGTCGGTTTACGTTATAGCCGGACTCGTCGCAGCAGTCGGTTTGTCAGTTTTATTTCCGCATCGTCCATTATCGGCATTGCGCTAGGCGTGATGGCGCTGATCCTTGGTTTATCGGCCATGAATGGTTTTGAACGCGAGTTACGCCAGCGTGTTTTGGCCGTGATCCCTCATGCTGAAGTTGAGATGGTCGCCGGGGGGCTAAATGATTGGCATGCGGCCGCAGATATATTAAAAAAGCAGCCGGGTATTACGGCGGTGGCACCGCTGATTTCCTTGAATGGCATGCTGGAGGCGGGCGGTAAAATGAAGGCAGCACAGTTACGCGCCGTGCTGCCAGCAGAAGAAAAAAGCATATCTCAAGCCTCAAAGTATATGACAGGGAATGGGCTGGATGCACTGCACCCCGGAGAGAATGACGTCATTTTAGGCCAACAGATTGCCAATAAACTGGGTGTTAAAATTGGCGACGTGGTGACCATGCAAGTGCCTGACAGGCAGGCGCAATCTGCATTTGCGGCGCCAATGCAACGTCAGTTTACCGTTGTGGGTTTATTGAAGCTCGGGGGGCAGTTGGATGGTTTATTGGGCTACATCCATCTGAAAGATGCGCAATCGATGCTGGGCTGGCAGGATCAAGTGCAAGGCTTAAGTATTGAAGTAAATGATGTTTTGTCAGCACAGAGCATTGCCTATCATGCAGCCAATCAATTGCCCTATCGCATGTATCTGCGTAGCTGGATGACATCACAAGGCTATCTTTATCAGGATATCCAAATGGTCAGAACCGTGATGTATGTCGTTTTACTGATGGTTGTTGCAGTTGCCTGCTTTAATATCGTCTCCACGCTGGTGATGGCGGTGAATGAAAAACGCGGTGATATTGCCATTTTGAAGACCATGGGCGCGAGTGATTGGCAGATCCGGGGCGTGTTCATGACCCAAGGTATGGTTAACGGTTTGGTCGGCGCTGGCTGCGGAGCATTATTGGGCAGTGTTTTGGCTCAATATCTGTCGTCCATCATTCATGTCATTGAACGAATTTCTGGTCATCAATTCCTGAATCCGGAGATCTACTTCATTGATTTTCTGCCTTCCGAACTACATGCTCTGGATGTGGTTGTTGTCACAACGGTTGCCATTGTCATGAGCTTGGTCGCGACATTATACCCGGCATGGCGAGCCAGCCGGCTCTTGCCGGCAAGAGAATTAGGGCGCTGA